Within the Gammaproteobacteria bacterium genome, the region CTTACGCCAAGCACTTGCTAACGGTTGCCCATGATAAAGCCCCATCATATGCCGGGTAATATAGCGCGCTTGCAAACCATCACCGGTTTCATGCCGAATATATTCAGCCATATTTTCCAATACCTCGGACCGTTCTAGTCGATTGGTTGCAGTTTGGCCAAAGATCCGTTGATCGGCCTCAGCCAGAAAATACGGGTTCTTATACGCTTCACGTCCAACCATAACTCCATCCACATGCTTGAGATGTTCTTCAACCTGGTCGAGCGACGTGATCCCGCCATTGA harbors:
- a CDS encoding tRNA dihydrouridine(20/20a) synthase DusA → NGGITSLDQVEEHLKHVDGVMVGREAYKNPYFLAEADQRIFGQTATNRLERSEVLENMAEYIRHETGDGLQARYITRHMMGLYHGQPLASAWRKKFAAGIAK